DNA sequence from the Candidatus Sulfuricurvum sp. RIFRC-1 genome:
GAGCTTGCTTTATACAAAGAGATAGCGTCATTGAGCCTTAAAGAGGCAGTAATTGTTTTAAATGAACGCGATGAAGCAATTTTTTATAATACCCGGGCTGAATCGATTACCAACAAAGAGAGTGTTATTCGAGAACTCACGAAAGGCAATCATGAAATTATTGTCGGTGAATGTGAAGCCTCGGTAGTGAGCAAAAGTTTGAGTAATGGCGTAAAAGGGTTTATCCTTACCAAATCTTCAGTGATCGGAGCAGAGCAGGGTGGATTGCTGGAGATGCACCAAAAAAGTATACGCGGTGCATTGGACGCGACTCAGCATGTTTTTGTAGACATTTTAGAGAAACTCAAAGAGATGGTTGAACAGTCGAATGAAACGGCACGTGGCTCGGATGAGGGGCTAAAAATAGCCAAACATGTCGATGAAGATATGAATAAACTCGCCGAATTAATGGAGGGGACACTCTCGACAACGGCAAATCTCGTCAATCGATCGCATGAAGTTTCCAACGTTGTGGCATTGATCAAAGATATCGCCGATCAAACCAATCTCCTTGCCTTGAATGCCGCGATCGAAGCAGCGCGGGCAGGAGAACACGGTCGAGGATTTGCGGTTGTTGCCGATGAGGTACGTAAATTGGCCGAACGGACCCAAAAAGCGACCAAAGAGATTGAAATTGTCATTCAGTCGATGCAGCAAGATACCAATGAGATTGAAACAGCGACCGAAGAGCTATCCGGGATTGTAACCAGTACAAAAGACGAAGTAAGCCAGATGTCGGATCGAATGGGAATTTTTCAACGTAATTCCTCACGAAGTGTATTTGAAATTATGGACATCAGTAATTATATCTTTAGTAATTTGGCAAAAATCGACCATGTTATCTACAAAAATAATGTATATGCTTTCTTGTTTGGTCAAGAAAATATCTTTAAAGCGGTCGATCATCATACATGCCGTTTAGGTAAATGGTATGATAACGGTGTCGGAAAAGAGCAGTTTGGAATGCTTAAATCCTACAGTCGTCTGGAAGGACCGCATGCTACGGTTCATGCGCACGCCAATGCATTGATCGCCGATTGCGGTGACGGCAAAAAACTCTGTTCTCGAACCCAGATCGAACAGCGAATCAAAACCATTGAGGCAGCGAGTCAAGAGGTATTTGAAGCGCTGGATGTATTGGTTGCAGAAAAAAATGAACATATGATGGGAAGCGCCATTAAAAGTCTGTTTGGAGGGGAAAAATGATCCGTTTAATGATAATTGATGATGAGACTTCTATCGGAATGATGTTGGAAAAAGCTCTGGGACGCTCCGGAGATATTCATGTCACCTATTTTGATAATCCGGTGAATGCTCTTGCTCGATTTCGTTCCGGTGAGTACGATGGGGTGCTTCTGGATATTATGATGCCGCAAAAAGACGGTTTGAGTGTTCTAGAAGCGATTAAAGCGAAAGATCCTGAGTGTGTTGTTATTATGATGACAGCGTATTCCACACTGGACAAAGTATTGCAAAGTCATAAAATCGGTGCGGATCACTATATTCTAAAGCCATTTGACTCCCTCATGAATGTTGAGAAAAAAGTGCGAGAGTTAGTAAAAACACGTTCATAAGAGTAAAGGGGATACGTCCCCTTTTTTTTTGCCTTAAGTTTTATACCTTAGTAAAATGATATGGATACTTGACAATAAGAAAAAGGTATATTAATATTGTGAAAAATTTAGGAGAAAACAATGGCTCAACAATGCCCTTTAATTTTTCGACACGTTGATGCTACGGTTACAAGAATCAATACTTTATTTGTAATTCTAGGCATTATTGCATTTTTAGTGACGCAAAGTCCGATTGTATTGATCTTACTGATCGTAGATTTTATCCTTCGATTGTATGGTTATAAACATTTAAGTCCGATCAATATCAGTTCACTATTTATTCAGAAAACCCTTTCCCTCGAAGTTAAAATGGAAGATGCAGGGGCAAAACGTCTTGCAGCATTTTTCGGTACGGGATTTACGATTGCTTTATTAATTAGTTCGTGGATCGGTGCTGATGTTGCGATAGCGTTTATTTCCGGCATATTTCTATTCTGTGCTGCTTTGGAACTCTTATTTGGGTATTGTATTGCATGTAAGATTTATTATATTGCTAAAAAACTGTACCCTAAGGGATTTGAGTAATGGCGGCTCTCTCATCTAAAGCGATTTACGGATTGGCAGCGATGCATGTTCTTTCTCATGCCCCTTATTCGCGGGCGATGCAGGTGAGAGAAATATCGGCAATGACACAAATTTCACACGGTTATCTCGAACAGCTTCTCTCTATTTTGCGTCGTAACAATCTTGTAAGCAGTATTCGAGGAGCCTCAGGCGGATATAAACTCTCCCGAGGGAGCCATGAGATTGAGGTTATAGAGATCATTGAGGCTTTGGAAGGGCCATTTTATAAAATCGAGGGGAATACCGGATCGAGTTTGATTCTGGAATATTTCTGGGGAGATATCGAGGAAAAAATGAGAGGACTTTTTGGAATGAAACTTTCCGAACTCGACCAATCGTATCAACCTCATTATTATGAGATTTGATACTAAAATCCCTTTATCTTCTAGGAGCGCGTTTTGCATCGATTAAACGGCGGTTCTGAGCCATGATCGTTTCGATTTCCTGAGCATTTTTGTTTTGGTAAAAATGTTCTTGGTGGAGAAGATTTTTGGCATGCACTTCGTCGTAAAATTCTTGGAGTGTTGACCCTTTGTTTTTTGTAGGGACATATCGAGAGGTTGATACTTTTGGAGCGGAAGGGGTATATTTTGCCCAAACGGCTTCTCTTATTTTATGTTGACGCATTGTTTTCTCATTTTATCTGAATATGGATAAACAAGCAAAAAATGGTCCTATAATCCCTCATTCAGTATATACCATAAGCGCCCGATTTCCTGATCATCCAAAAAAAGAGTCGAGGCGTGGCTGTAAAGCCATTCCAGCCCTTTTGGATTGATAGATAAAGTGTGTGAACAGTTCGGATGAGCGGGTAAAAAAGCCCGTATCAATGAAATTTCATGCTCGATAGGAAGATCACAAAAAAAGCAGTTTGGTTCACGGTGTAGCCGTCCCTCGTAGTCAAGAAGGCGAACATAGATTTCGATGGCAACCCGTTTTGGATTTTGATCCTTCCATCGCAGTGCGGCCTCGTTTAAGAGATCAAAATAAAAATTTCCGATGGATTCGGAGTCTTTGAGATGAGGATGAAAGAGGGTGATGAACTGCTGCCACAGACGGAGCCGTTCATATTCACCCATCCATGAAAAGCCAAGATGGATGACATCTTTCATTCTGGAGATCGAGGATTTGAGTGAATGTTCTGCTTCAAAGTCGATTTTAAAGCCTATATTAATAGGGCTATGGCGAGCACCGTAAAAGCGATAAAGGGTCTGTAAGCTTTCCTCGGCTATTATGGTGACGATCATATCTTCTTCACGCACTCGGGTGAGTTTGATAATGAATCCCTGCATACTATTGGCTCTACTCTACACATTTTTTTCTAAATCATCAAAAATTATTTATTATTTTAACCTTTTTTAACCTTGTAGACGCTAAAATAAGAAAATTTCATCCCTCTTTAAACTACTTATGTTTAAAAAGAGATTAAAAAATAACAATTTGCCGAAATTTTCTGGTGAAAGGTGACGATTAGAGTGGAATACCAAGACCTATTACGATCATTTAAAGATAACTGCGGATTTGGATTGATTGCAAATATCAAAAACCGTCCTTCGCATGAAAATTTAGAAAATGCGATTACTGCGTTAGAGCGAATGATGCACCGAGGAGCGGTTGCTGCAGATGGTAAAACCGGTGATGGAAGCGGATTGCTTTTATCTCTTCCGCATGAGTTTATGCGAGGAGCTGCACAAGACGCAGGGGTAGAACTTCCTGAAATGTATGCAGTAGCAGTGGTCTTTACCCGTAATGCTTCAAATTTAGAGCGTTTTGAAAAAATTTGTAATGATAATGACCTCAAAGTGGTTTTGGACCGTGTTGTACCGGTAGATACCAATGCGCTTGGAGAACAGGCACTTACAACGTTGCCGGAAATTCACCATATTTTTATTACCCCGAATTCATTAATGGCATCTCAGCGTTTTGATGCGTTGTTGTATCTTAGCCGTAAAGAGATCGAGCATGCCCTCGTAGAAGATCAGGATTTTTACATTGCCTCCATGTCGGCTAGTGTTGTTTCGTATAAAGGTTTGATTATGCCGACGCATATCAAAGAGTTTTATACTGATTTACAAAACGAAAATTTTAAAATCTCTTTTGCCCTTTTTCATCAACGTTTCTCGACGAATACCCTTCCAAAATGGCGTTTGGCTCAACCGTTCCGTGCGGTTGCCCACAACGGTGAGATCAACTCGGTCGAAGCCAACCGTTTTAACGTTGCGGTCAAATCCGAATCGATTAAAAGTGAAGTGTTCACCGACGAAGAGATCGCGCGACTTTTACCGATCCTCCAACCGGGCGGGTCGGACAGTGCGAGTGCCGATAACTTTTTCGAGTTTTTGATCATCAACGGAATGGATTTTTTTAAAGCGGCGCGTGCGGTTATACCGGCTCCGTGGCAAAATGCTCCTCATATGGATCCTCAGCTTCGCGCATTTTACGAGTATCACTCTACCGTTTTTGAAGCATGGGACGGTCCTGCCGCATTCTCTCTGACAGACGGGCGCTATATCGGATGTGTACTCGACCGTAACGGCCTTCGACCTTCTAAATACATTATTACCCATGATGATACGCTTCTTATCGCAAGTGAATACGGAGTTATCGATATTCCAGAAGATCAAATCAAAGAACGCGGACGTTTACAATCGGGTCAAATGATCGGTTTGGATTTGAAATTCGGGAAAGTCCTTAAAGACGAAGATATTAACCAATATCTCAAATCCTCTAATCCGTACATGAAATGGCTCAATGATCATATGATCTATCTCCAAGAGCATGTAGAAGAACAATACGTTACCCGCTGTGAGTACGATGCTTCTAATTTGGTAGAGCGTCAACGCTATTTCAATATTACCCAAGAGGTGATTGAACAAGTGATCGAGCCGATGATGCGTGACGGCAAAGAAGCAGTCGGATCAATGGGAGATGATACTCCGCTGGCGGCATTTAGTACAGTACAGCGTCATTTCTCCGATTATTTCAAACAACGCTTTGCACAAGTCACCAATCCTCCGATCGATCCGATCCGTGAAAAAGTGGTCATGAGCTTGAATACCGGGTTTGGTGAAACCCATAACATCTTGGATGAGATCCCTTCTCATGCGAATCGTCTGAAAGCGATTTCACCGATTATCATTCGTGAAAAACTGGAAGTCTTAAAATCATTCGGGGATAAAAAATCACCGCGCTACCAATCATTCTATACCAATCAAGAGTTTTCAACGGCTTACAGCGGTGCGTTGAAACCGGCTCTTGAAGCCTTGGTAGAAGAAGTCATTAAAGCGGTACGCGAAGAGGGTGTCCGTATCGTTATCCTCGATGACAGCGGCTTTGACAAAGATCATAAAGCGATTCCGATGGCGATGGCGGTCGGACGTATCAGCCGTGCATTGTTGGATGAGCGTATCCGTCATTTGGCATCGATTGTCGCGTGTACATCGGAAGTGATCGATTCTCACGGTGCGGCAACTTTGATCGCGTACGGTGCGAGTGCGGTTTATCCGACTCTTCTTTTTGCTACCGTAGCCGCACGTGCTGAACGAAGCGTCACGGATGTGAGTTGTTCTGAAGCTTTCAAAGCGGTTCATCATGCACTCAATGCGGGCTTGCTTAAAATTATGTCCAAAATGGGGATCGCGACGATTGCATCGTACCGTAACTCAGGGCTCTTTGACGTCATCGGCTTGAGTAAAGAGATTGTTCATGAATGCTTCGGAGAATCATATGTCATGATCCCGGGACTTACCTACGACGATATTGATGTACGTTTGGATCGTAATCACAAAGATGCGTTTGAAGTGGGCGGATTCAACCGTATTTTCCCACTCAAAATCGGTGGATATTATAAATTTTACAACGGGCAAGAGCACCACGATTTCAACCCGGATGTCATCCATGCGATTCACCGTGTTTCGAAAACCGGTAAACGTGAAGATTTCGATAAACTCAGTGCCTTGGTCAACGGTCGCGGACAAAAATTCATCCGCGACTTCTTCGAGTTTAAATCAGACCGTTCGCCTATCGATATCTCAGAAGTTGAACCGAAAGAAAAAATCTTTAAACGTTTTGCTTCGGCAGCAATGTCCTTGGGTTCAATTTCACCGGAAGCGCATGAGTGTATAGCGGTGGCGATGAACACCATCGGCGCACAAAGCAATTCGGGTGAGGGGGGTGAAGATGCGGCTCGTTTCGGCACACTCAAAAACTCCAAAATCAAGCAGGTGGCATCAGGTCGTTTCGGGGTGACTCCGGCGTATCTCCGCTCAGCTGAAGAGATTCAGATCAAAGTAGCCCAAGGGGCAAAACCGGGTGAGGGTGGACAGCTTCCGGGTCATAAAGTAAGCGGTCTTATCGCACGTCTTCGCTATACGATGCCGGGTGTGACTTTGATTTCCCCTCCGCCGCACCATGATATCTATTCGATCGAAGATTTGGCACAGCTCATTTTCGACATGAAACAGGTCAATCCGAATGCAAAAGTAGCGGTTAAACTCGTCTCTTCTGCGGGTGTCGGTACGATTGCGGCAGGTGTTGCGAAAGCATACGCCGATAAAATCATTATCTCCGGCGGGGATGGCGGTACCGGTGCGGCTCCGCTCACATCGATCAAATTTGCGGGGAATCCGTGGGAACTCGGTCTTTCTGAAGCTCATAACGCCCTTAAAGTGAATAATCTTCGCGGTCTTGTGCATGTGCAAACCGACGGTGGACTCAAAACGGGTATGGATATTGTTAAAGCGGCATTATTGGGTGCAGAAAGCTACGCATTCGGTACGGGGGCACTTACTATCATCGGATGTAAAATGCTTCGTATCTGTCACGTGAACAAATGTTCCGTCGGTATCGCAACCCAAAATGAAAAATTACGGGGCGAGTTTTTCAACGGAACGGTTGAAGAATTGATCAACTATTTCACCTATTTAGCCGAAGATGTACGTAAAATTATGGCTGGGCTCGGTTATAAAACGATAGAAGAAATGGTAGGACGCAGTGATTTACTTCGTGTTATTGATAATGAATTCGCGAAAAAATTTGATTTCAGTGCGGTATTGCACCGTGAAGAGGGTGTTAATACCTGTCAATCACCGAGCAATGAACCGTTTGATGCGAATGAGTTTGAAAAAGAAGTTCTCATCGAAGCGATGGATGCAATTAAAAACCCTGAACGTCCAATCCGTATCGTCCGTGATATCTGTAACCTAAACCGCAGTTTCGGCGCACGTATCAGTGGTGAGATAGCACAGTACTACGGCGATGGCGGTCTTAAATCCGATACGATCCGTCTCCAGCTCAAAGGGATTGCAGGTCAGGCATTGGGTGCATTTTTGATCAACGGTGTCTCTATCCATCTTGAAGGTGTAGCGAATGACTATATCGGTAAAGGGATGCATGGCGGTAAAATCGTTATCCGCTCTCAAAATCAAGGTGAGGCATTTGCTGCGGGCGGAAATACCTGCCTTTACGGCGCGACAGGCGGTAAACTCTTTATTTCCGGTTCAGTCGGTGAACGTTTTGCCGTCCGTAATTCCGGTGCCCTTGCCATCGTAGAGGGGACAGGGGACAACGCGTGTGAATACATGACCGGCGGTGTCGCTGTGATTCTTGGAAAAACAGGGATTAACTTCGGTGCGGGTATGACCGGCGGTTTTGCGTTCGTTTATGACCAAGATCACAGTTTTGTTGAAAACGTTAACCGTGAGTTGATCGATGCCCTCCGTATCGATACCGATGATGGAGATGAAGCACGCCACTATCTTAAACGTCTTCTCAAAGAGTACGTTTCTGAAACTGAGAGTGAAATGGCGCAAGAATTGCTCAAAAATTTCCGTGTCGAAATCCGAAATTTCTGGCTTGTTCGTCCAAAAAACTTAACCAAATTGCCACTCAATCCTGATAAAGGGGACTAAGAAATATGAGAGAATTTTTAACAATTGAGCGTATCGACCCCACGAAACGCCTTGTTTTACAGCGTCTAAAAGATTTTAGCGAGATTTATGAGCCGATGGGTGCGAGCGATGCCTCTTCACAAAGTGATCGTTGTATCCAGTGCGGTGACCCGTTTTGTTTGAATAAATGTCCGTTGCACAACTACATTCCTCAATGGCTTAAAGCCATCGCGGAAAAAGATTTGAAATTTGCATTTAACCTTTCCAATGAGCCATCACCGTTTCCTGAAGTGATGGGGCGTGTATGTCCGCATGATCGCCTTTGTGAAGGAGATTGTACCCTTAACGACGGTCACGGAGCGATAACGATTGGTTCAGTTGAGACCTTTATCAATGAAGAGGGTTTTAAACAAGGGTTAAAACCGTACTTTCCGGGGATTACCACAGACAAAAAAGTGGCGATTATCGGTTCAGGTCCTGCGGGGCTTTCTGCCGCTACGTATTTGCTTCGTTCAGGGATTGCGGTTACCATGTATGAGCGCAGTGATCGTGCCGGAGGATTACTGACGTACGGTATCCCGAATTTCAAGCTTGATAAAAAAATCGTTGAGCGTCGTGTTAATCTCTTGCTTGATGCTGGATTGGAACTCGTTTTGAATTGCGAAGTGGGCAAAGATATTGAATTTGATGCCATTGCCGACAAGCATGATGCGGTCTTTATCGGAATCGGTGCGACCAAAAGCAAAGTGGCTAAAATTGCCGGTGAAAATGCATCCAATGTATATCCTGCAATAGAATATTTGAGTGCAATTCAGCGTAAAAATTTCGCTCTCGCCTACGATAAAAAGTTCGATTTTAAAGACCTTGATATTGTAGTTGTCGGTGGTGGAGATACGGCAATGGACTGTGTCCGTACCGCGAAACGCGAAGGGGCTAAAAACGTAACCTGCTTGTACCGCCGTGATGCGCATAACATGCCGGGCTCGGTTAAAGAGTACAAAAATGCGATCGAAGAAGGGGTGGATTTTGTTTTCCATGCTTCTCCGAAAGAGGTTATTTTGGGCGAAAATGGAAAAGCGGTCGGTATCCATATGGCAAAAACCGTTTTGGGTTCCAAAGATGAATCCGGTCGTCAAAAAATGGAAGAGGTCAAAGGGGGCGATTTTAATATCAACGCTGACGTCATTATTATGGCACTCGGTTTTGATCCGTGCGTGCCGCCATTTTTAGCGGAAAACGGAATTACAGTAAACGGATGGGGCGGTATTATCATTAATGATAAACACGAGACGACAACTGCCGGTATCTATGCCGGAGGGGATTGTTATCGCGGTGCCGATTTGGTGGTAACTGCTGCCTATGACGGGCGTGAAGCGGCTCGTTCAATCGTAAAATCTTTACTTCGTTAATGAACGATTTTATCGAGGCTTCTATCCGTGCTTGTCACGAGATAAAAGCGCTTATTGAAGAGGGAGATCTCTCTTTATTTACCCATTATGAACAAGGCTTCGGCGGTGATATCAGCAACGGTGTTGATTTGCGTGCCGAAGCGATCTGCTTTTCTCATCTCTCTTCATTCGGATCGATTTTTTCCGAAGAGAGCGGATGGATCTCTCCTGAATCGTCTACCAATATTTTTCTTGATCCCATTGACGGAAGTGATAATTTTGTCTCAAAACTCCCGTATTATGGAGTTTCGATTGCCCGTATGTGCAGGGGGAAAATGACTGAAGCACTCGTATGTAATCTCGCAAACGGTGAGATTTTTATCCGTACGATGGATGAATATTATCATACAACATTGCATAATTCTTTTCAAAAATTTCAAATTTCGACCAATTCCTCGGCAAAAATCGGTCTTTTTGAAAAAGCTCCTGAACACCCTGATTTGATTAAAAAATTGATGGAAAAAAAGCTGAAATTTCGTTCCCCCGGAGCCCTTGCTCTCTCGCTCGCCTATGCCCCTTATGTGAAATATGTGCTATTTTTGGGTACAATGCGACCTTACGATATCCAAGCCGGACTTTATCTAAGTCAACACTTGCATGTGTTTAACGATGATAGATATATCCTCATAAGTGCGGATAAAGAGCTTTTTGAGCAGATACGTTTGATTGTAGAAAAGGAGTATTTTTGAGTCTATTTAACCTGTTCGGGGACTCCGAAAAGAAAAAACAACCCACCAAGAGTGAGGCTCCGTCTCACTGGGTAAAATGCCCCTCGTGCCAGTCACTGATGTATTACAAAGAGATTGAAAAACAAAACCATGTATGTCCTAAATGCGGGTTTCACCTTCGCATCGGGGTTAAAGAGCGTTTAGCCCTCATTGCCGATGAGGGGAGTTTTGTTGAATTTGACGGCAATCTTCGCCCGGTTGACCCGATTAATTTTGTGGATAAAAAAAGCTATGCGGCACGTGTTGAAGAAGGATTCGCTAAAAACGGTACTTACTCTTCGGTGGTAAGCGGTGAATGTACGATTAACTCGGTTCCCGTACAGCTTGTGGTATTTGATTTTAACTTTATGGGCGGATCCCTCGGTTCGGTTGAGGGCGAAAAAATCGTTCGTGCGGTAAATCGCGCATTAGAAAAACGTATGGGATTGATCATCGTCAGTGCCAGCGGCGGTGCACGTATGCAAGAGAGTACCTTCTCCCTTATGCAAATGTCAAAAACATCAGCGGCATTGGCAAAATTGGCTACTGCAAAACTTCCGTATATCTCATTGCTCACGGACCCTACCATGGGAGGCGTAAGTGCCTCTTTTGCAACACTGGGTGATATTATCATCGCTGAGCCGGGTGCATTGGTTGGATTCGCGGGTCAGCGTGTTATTAAACAAACCATCGGCTCTGATTTACCTGATGGGTTCCAACGTGCCGAATTCCTCCTCGAAAAAGGGTCTATCGATATGATCGTAGAACGCAGTGAACTCAAAGAGACACTGAGTGATATGCTTAAACTTCTCCTCCCATAATGCAGCTTTACGCTCTTTGTGATGCTGATATGCTCTGTGAGAGGGGAATTGAACTCCTCTCTTTTGCCACTCGTGCCAAAGCATTAGGGGCGAGCATTCTTCAATACCGAAACAAACACGCTGATATTGCTGCGATTAAAACAGATTTAATTGCTCTTCGCCAAACATGGGAAGGCTTTTTGCTCGTTAACGACCATTATGAGCTTGCCACGTTTTGTGACGGTGTACATATCGGTCAAGATGATTTGGCTGCGATTGATTCTGATCCCACTCGGGCAATTAAAATTCTAAAAATGGCAATCGGTGAGGATAAAATTATCGGTCTTTCAACGCATAACGCTGATGAGATTGCAATTGCAAATGAATTGGATTTGAATTACATCGGATTAGGGGCCTATCGTGCTTCGTCGACGAAATCGGAAGCCAAAGTGCTAGGGGATAAACTCGATGAGATCGCGGCACACTCTACGCATCCGGTCGCCGCTATCGGTGGTGTTAAACTTGATGATGTATTTCAATACGTTACGTACAAAGTAATCGGGAGTGGACTGTTATGAACATTTCCATCATTACGATTGCAAAAAAAGAGCGTTCACTGTACGATCCCCTCTATCAAGAACAGATGAAAATGATCTCCCGCTTTGCCAAAGTGGAGGACATAGAATTATTTCCCAAAGAGGTCGTAAAAGCGCATACTATCAGTGCTGAAGCATCCCAAGCGGCGTATTCAAAATTATTATCACCGATGCTGGGTAAAAATTACTCGATTGCGTTGCATCCTGATGGAAAAAAACTCGATAGTTTTGCATTTAGTAAGCTTATAAGTGATAAAATTTCGTTGCAATTTTTTATAGGTGGCGCTTACGGCTTTGAAAAGAGCTTTGTAGAGCAATGCGATGTAGCGATTAGTCTCTCTGAGATGACGATGAGTCACAAGATCGCAAAAGCTGTTTTGCTAGAGCAAGTCTATCGCGCCTATTCACTGTTAGCAAACCATCCGTACCACAAATGAGGAGCATTGATGAGAGACCATGAGTTGCAGTATTTCGAGGAGATATTACTGACGCGTAAAGCTCAGATTATCAAAAATCTTACCGGCGTCGAGAGCGAAATGAATCAGTTACGTGAGATGGAACTGAATGACGAAGGTGACTATGCTTCTGCCAGCAATGACAACATGGTTGAAAATGCTATCGGATCACAACAGATGCATGAACTCGAAGAGATTGAAGCGGCACTTTATAAAATCAAATCCAAACAATACGGTATTTGTGAAATGTGTGAAGATGATATCGGTTTCCAGCGTTTAAAAGTAAAACCGCATGCAAAATATTGTATTGTATGTCGTCCGATCGTTGAAAAAAATAAACACTAAAAGGGAGAGAAAATGCAACTAAAACGGTACACCATTGCTTCACTTATCTTAATGATCTTAGTCGGTGCTGCGGTCTATTCGATTGATAATGAATCAATATCTTTTGATTTATTAGGGATGCATTTTCCAAATCTTCCGGTAGCTTTTTGGGTGGTTGTTCCACTGATTATTATGTACCTTGCCAGTTTGCTACATATGGGTGTTTACGCGTTGGTCGGAAATTTCAAACTTCGTCGTTTGAATAAAGATCACGAGAAAATGATCGATGCGCTTCGTGACTCATTGCTTGGGGTGAATGAACGCAATTACGTTTACAAAAGCGATGCCTATAAACTCATGGGTAAACTTATCGACAATGCTCTGATCCTTCCCTACGAAACCCTTCGTTCGGTTGGAAACGAAAAAATCGATGAAGCTCTTGAATTAATGCGTGATGTTAAAGAGAAGAAAAAAGTGGATATCAAAAAATTCCATTTGTCTTCAACAACATCGATTGCTATTCAAAATAATTTGAACCGCTTTGAACGCGGAGAGATGGATGCAGATTCTGTCCTCTCACGCCCTGACAGTTACGGTGAAATCGTTTGCGCTAAAGCGTATGCATCGTATGTAAAAACGGCATCGGTCGGATCGGTGATGAAGTTTAAGCATCTCTTTACGAAAGCATCTTTGATCGATTTCGTTCAGCGAATCAATGCGGCAGAAAACGGTATTCAAATCACTAATGAAGAGTTGGCAACAATTTTCAGCTCACTTAAACTTGACAGTAACGATTGGATCGATATTTCGGCAGGAATGTCTAAAAACATGCTTCCTGAACAACGTATTAGGCTGTTTGAAGTACTAAGCGAAAATAATGACGAAGCAATGGAAGGGTATCTGTACACTCTTTACGATTTACAAATGATTGATACGGCAAATGAGATTTTGAACAATACGTCGAACAACGAT
Encoded proteins:
- a CDS encoding thiamine phosphate synthase, which encodes MQLYALCDADMLCERGIELLSFATRAKALGASILQYRNKHADIAAIKTDLIALRQTWEGFLLVNDHYELATFCDGVHIGQDDLAAIDSDPTRAIKILKMAIGEDKIIGLSTHNADEIAIANELDLNYIGLGAYRASSTKSEAKVLGDKLDEIAAHSTHPVAAIGGVKLDDVFQYVTYKVIGSGLL
- a CDS encoding 23S rRNA (pseudouridine(1915)-N(3))-methyltransferase RlmH; amino-acid sequence: MNISIITIAKKERSLYDPLYQEQMKMISRFAKVEDIELFPKEVVKAHTISAEASQAAYSKLLSPMLGKNYSIALHPDGKKLDSFAFSKLISDKISLQFFIGGAYGFEKSFVEQCDVAISLSEMTMSHKIAKAVLLEQVYRAYSLLANHPYHK
- the dksA gene encoding RNA polymerase-binding protein DksA, producing the protein MRDHELQYFEEILLTRKAQIIKNLTGVESEMNQLREMELNDEGDYASASNDNMVENAIGSQQMHELEEIEAALYKIKSKQYGICEMCEDDIGFQRLKVKPHAKYCIVCRPIVEKNKH